Proteins found in one Apostichopus japonicus isolate 1M-3 chromosome 16, ASM3797524v1, whole genome shotgun sequence genomic segment:
- the LOC139983126 gene encoding uncharacterized protein: MKSSRDTLQFKLCLLKVADMLTEKGNVQDLIQLCKGDISNNPELIKDPRDLFVALQHNNLIHEKKVDFLIHKLEKLLLTEAVKILKDYERSHLDDGGAANSTCVHEERECTYFCLSCKSKACPNCVRSQHSQPNCDFFVLADISEERYKRRHKLIEEISLEKQHIEGLEKLRMKRESLIKTSLSETRAKIDRDFEELKINVKRVEEGLIRKVQEKQEFHEGQLKGKRAEIQKFSAEVDRFSQKEKGSFGDSLRQYLQLKEGLKVISNVQTEAVKKNEILNKMNVSFLYKKLQHDGTFGTFTERTLIGSVLVNFQTLLHFFDSRRTKNGILLVSVDCSVRKKEVWTHLVKIDNPTDPVVISNLTMLNGERHHSCFAVGKMVFITKHQYSPLGNACVESVASLVIDTVREGCWITSISTHYSTDGPKDRFVISTSFDQAVREYSVAGSALRVIETQGIVSTQVTRVAYCNNKFAIISQDCNDIIIVDSNGTVKQCGVFVRPSSVSGMLPIDVLWTGSSWLVLYITHGEDKEWRVIHYAPDGTFDKECDVGAYSSPNDVPISVTRWGYTGCVTFANTSFRTFGTGYN, from the exons ATGAAGTCATCGAGAGATACGTTACAGTTCAAACTCTGCCTTCTTAAGGTAGCTGATATGTTAACAGAGAAAGGGAATGTTCAGGACCTAATTCAACTCTGTAAAGGAGATATTTCAAATAATCCGGAGCTAATTAAAGATCCCAGAGATCTATTCGTTGCTTTGCAACACAACAACCTGATCCATGAAAAAAAGGTCGACTTTCTTATTCACAAGTTAGAAAAATTGTTGCTCACGGAAGCTGTAAAAATCTTGAAAGACTACGAAAGGTCGCACCTTGATG ATGGTGGTGCTGCTAATTCAACATGTGTTCACGAAGAAAGAGAATGTACGTATTTCTGTTTGTCGTGCAAATCCAAAGCGTGTCCCAACTGTGTCCGTTCTCAACACAGTCAGCCTAATTGTGACTTTTTTGTACTAGCCGATATTTCAGAAGAGAGATATAAGCGTCGACATAAACTCATTGAAGAAATATCGTTAGAGAAGCAACACATCGAAGGCCTGGAGAAACTACGTATGAAAAGGGAAAGTCTTATCAAAACATCTTTATCGGAAACGCGAGCTAAGATAGATCGGGACTTCGAGGAactgaagataaacgtaaaaaGGGTGGAAGAAGGTTTAATACGAAAAGTGCAGGAAAAACAAGAGTTCCATGAAGGGCAACTGAAGGGAAAAAGGGCGGAAATTCAGAAGTTTAGTGCGGAAGTGGACCGTTTCTCGCAGAAGGAGAAAGGTTCATTTGGTGACAGTTTAAGACAATACCTACAGTTAAAGGAAGGATTGAAAGTTATATCAAATGTTCAGACCGAGGCTGtcaaaaagaatgaaatattaaacaaaatgaatGTTAGTTTCCTGTACAAGAAGTTGCAGCATGACGGAACATTTGGTACTTTTACGGAACGTACATTAATTGGTAGTGTACTCGTTAATTTCCAGACACTGTTGCACTTCTTTGATAGCAGAAGAACAAAAAACGGTATCCTTCTTGTTTCAGTTGACTGTAGTGTTCGTAAAAAGGAGGTTTGGACACACCTCGTTAAGATTGACAATCCAACTGATCCAGTAGTCATATCGAATTTAACGATGCTTAATGGTGAAAGACATCATTCATGTTTTGCTGTAGGTAAGATGGTATTCATCACAAAACATCAATATTCACCATTGGGGAATGCCTGTGTAGAATCAGTAGCATCATTGGTAATTGATACGGTGCGTGAAGGGTGCTGGATTACCAGTATTAGTACACACTATTCGACGGATGGTCCCAAAGATCGCTTTGTCATCTCTACCAGCTTTGACCAAGCAGTGCGAGAGTACAGTGTCGCTGGATCTGCACTTAGGGTAATAGAGACACAAGGTATCGTCTCCACACAAGTCACTAGAGTCGCATATTGTAACAACAAGTTTGCTATCATAAGTCAAGATTGTAATGATATAATTATCGTTGATTCAAACGGTACAGTCAAACAGTGTGGTGTATTCGTACGTCCATCATCTGTATCAGGGATGCTACCGATCGATGTTTTATGGACGGGATCTAGTTGGTTAGTGTTGTACATCACCCATGGCGAAGACAAGGAGTGGAGGGTCATACACTATGCACCAGATGGAACATTTGATAAGGAGTGTGATGTAGGAGCATATTCTTCTCCGAATGATGTCCCTATAAGTGTTACACGATGGGGTTACACTGGCTGTGTCACATTTGCCAATACTAGTTTCCGTACATTTGGTACGGGTTACAACTAA
- the LOC139983710 gene encoding uncharacterized protein, whose product MNIVFCSQQLQESIMASRVSTSDFRTCLLKISKILTEKNVKEITFLCKDISPARKQLLSTASDLFVALQGLDLLHERKTDVLIDLLDNLQLEEASKLMKEYKMPHLQVPEKFAVKCQNHNDQNVKHFCTSCNSKMCDICTHNAAAGCNVISFDHISEELSKCREKLTKDTDAAIESIRRNEKLLEERDAFFSKCREDIRSKISKDASALIGEIDMRKRKLLQKLNDKEKYATTQMIEAKKSITILCDKIRRLAMFDISPENNAVDKLSEINILMKETRAIEAKIMFQKETLRKNSDDISYEKMDNTGTFSSIEEVIPESAKRK is encoded by the exons atgaatatCGTGTTTTGTTCACAGCAATTGCAGGAATCCATTATGGCGTCTCGTGTTTCCACTTCAGATTTTAGAACTTGCCTTCTTAAGATTTCTAAAATATTGACAGagaaaaatgttaaagaaataaCTTTCCTCTGCAAAGATATAAGTCCAGCTAGGAAGCAGCTATTATCAACCGCAAGTGATCTTTTTGTTGCTTTGCAAGGTCTTGACTTGCTTCACGAGAGAAAAACCGATGTATTGATTGATTTGTTAGACAATCTACAGCTGGAAGAGGCCTCAAAGTTAATGAAGGAATACAAAATGCCACACCTCCAAG TGCCTGAGAAGTTTGCTGTAAAATGCCAAAATCACAACGACCAGAATGTGAAGCATTTCTGTACATCTTGTAACTCTAAGATGTGTGATATTTGTACTCACAATGCGGCTGCCGGTTGTAACGTCATTAGCTTTGATCACATATCAGAGGAGCTTTCAAAGTGTCGTGAGAAACTGACCAAAGACACAGACGCAGCAATAGAAAGTatcagaagaaatgaaaaattattAGAAGAAAGAGATGCCTTTTTCAGTAAGTGCCGAGAAGATATTCGATCCAAGATTAGTAAAGACGCATCTGCATTGATAGGAGAAATAGATATGAGGAAACGAAAGTTGTTGCAGAAGCTCAATGATAAAGAGAAATATGCCACAACACAAATGATAGAGGCTAAAAAGTCTATTACAATTCTTTGTGATAAAATAAGACGTTTAGCGATGTTCGACATTTCGCCCGAAAATAATGCGGTTGACAAGCTTTCAgagataaatattttaatgaaagaaacaagagCTATCGAGGCAAAGATTATGTTTCAGAAAGAAACATTAAGGAAGAACAGTGATGATATTTCGTACGAAAAAATGGATAACACCGGAACATTCAGTAGCATTGAAGAAGTTATACCAGAAAGTGCTAAACGAAAATAA
- the LOC139983465 gene encoding uncharacterized protein: MTSISLKSRFRLTLLNVSKHLTDDDARKLLALTPDLTLYTKTNARNVFDALQDRKLLSEYHVELLISWLDKLQLSEAFKCLKSYQCEHLTGHVESPESCRFHEDQIVKYLCESCNITGCPECIVSDHNKPSVCNVIPPPSIPDKIKKAKAKLDEEITSARKSITAVEKLLQEKECLFNEYHKGVESKIHNDSISLNKLIDCRKEQLLQQLDVTEKYYHTQMIKAKEDIHDLSKDLKDLIPKATRDDTLNELYNIEKGLEAVQNIRYRQRYHKKIFKMPVDFFYTTNSNNGRFSTLTSSTLIGSAAILQHSLMHLYDERHSSGCVLLVSCDQKNHTEGNWEYLEKIDNHNDPVVMSNIALYYSKKNHLLFAIGGKVFTVEQNKQYDSIESVSSVVINEVKEGSWITSITAHHSNNDSNKEFIITTTFDHKIREYNISGSALRVIDTEHIISNPIIKVAYCKNVIAIICKGISDVILIDTEDKPKQSGVLSLRSSVPGLLPMNIIWTGNKWAVLYFGDGADITWKIASYAKFVTDMLGVVCAEGVAANESDIPVSICRSGYDGYVTFANSSVRKYLHI, encoded by the exons ATGACGTCAATCAGCCTTAAGTCAAGATTCAGGCTCACATTACTAAATGTTTCAAAGCATTTGACAGACGACGATGCCCGGAAGTTACTTGCACTGACTCCAGATTTAACTCTATACACGAAAACGAATGCTAGAAATGTATTCGATGCTTTACAAGATCGAAAACTGCTCAGTGAATATCACGTTGAATTGCTTATTAGTTGGTTAGACAAGCTCCAACTTTCTGAGGCTTTCAAATGCCTGAAAAGTTATCAGTGTGAACACCTAACAG GGCACGTGGAGTCTCCTGAAAGCTGTCGTTTTCATGAAGATCAAATCGTTAAGTACCTTTGTGAGTCATGCAACATTACAGGATGTCCAGAATGCATCGTGTCTGATCACAACAAACCATCAGTTTGCAACGTTATTCCACCTCCGAGCATTCcagataaaattaaaaaagctaAAGCAAAGTTAGACGAAGAAATAACATCAGCCAGAAAAAGCATAACAGCTGTTGAGAAACTATTGCAAGAAAAGGAATGTTTATTCAACGAGTATCATAAAGGAGTGGAATCAAAGATTCACAACGATTCGATTTCATTGAATAAACTAATAGATTGTCGAAAAGAACAATTATTGCAGCAATTAGATGTGACGGAAAAGTACTACCATACACAAATGATTAAGGCAAAGGAAGATATCCACGACCTAAGTAAAGACTTGAAGGATTTAATACCTAAAGCTACCAGGGACGATACCTTAAACGAACTTTACAACATAGAGAAAGGGTTGGAAGCTGTTCAAAATATTCGGTATCGTCAACGTTATCAtaagaaaattttcaaaatgccCGTTGATTTCTTTTATACAACAAATTCTAATAATGGAAGATTCTCTACTCTTACATCAAGTACACTCATTGGGAGTGCAGCTATACTTCAGCATAGCCTTATGCACTTGTATGACGAGAGGCACAGTAGCGGCTGTGTTCTTCTCGTTTCATGTGATCAGAAAAATCACACTGAAGGTAACTGGGAATATCTGGAGAAGATTGATAATCACAATGATCCTGTAGTTATGTCGAATATAGCACTGTATTATTCTAAGAAAAATCACCTATTATTTGCAATAGGTGGCAAGGTTTTTACTgtagaacaaaacaaacaatatgatTCTATAGAATCAGTGTCATCCGTCGTGATCAACGAGGTCAAAGAAGGGTCATGGATTACCAGCATTACTGCTCACCACTCAAACAATGATTCAAACAAAGAGTTTATCATCACGACAACATTTGATCACAAAATTCGTGAGTACAATATATCCGGATCTGCCCTAAGGGTAATAGATACAGAACATATTATATCTAATCCAATAATCAAAGTGGCTTACTGTAAAAATGTTATTGCTATAATCTGTAAAGGCATCAGTGACGTAATACTGATTGACACAGAGGACAAACCAAAGCAGTCTGGTGTACTATCTCTACGGTCATCTGTACCAGGTTTGCTACCAATGAACATCATCTGGACGGGGAACAAGTGGGCGGTGCTGTATTTTGGAGATGGCGCAGACATAACGTGGAAGATTGCTTCTTATGCAAAATTCGTGACTGATATGTTGGGTGTAGTTTGTGCAGAGGGCGTAGCGGCTAACGAGTCTGATATTCCTGTCAGCATTTGTAGAAGTGGTTACGACGGATACGTCACTTTTGCTAATAGCAGTGTTCGTAAATATTTGCACATTTGA